In Lolium rigidum isolate FL_2022 chromosome 7, APGP_CSIRO_Lrig_0.1, whole genome shotgun sequence, the DNA window GAGCCACTTCAAGAATGTGCCTATTCTTCCGCTCAGCAACTCCATTCTGGGGAGGAGTGTCAGGACATGAAGTCTGGTGCAGTATACCTTGCGAAGATAAGAAAGCAGCAAAAGGTTTGTTGATATATTCAGTACCATTATCAGTTCTGATCACTTGCACCTGAACATTGAATTGGTTTTTCACATAGGCACAAAAACTCGGAAACAAGTAAACACTTCATCTTTGTGACGCATAAGATAAATCCAAGTCATTCTGGAATAGCAGTCAATAAAAGTCACAAAGTACTTCATGCCACTTACTGACACAACAGGACACGTCCATACATCAGAGTGCACTAACACAAATGGGGATACACTTCTGATCCCTCTACTAACATAAGAGGTTCTCGTATGCTTAGCATATTCGCAGGCATCACAACATAATTTGGTTTTGTCCACTCCATTCATTACATCAGGAAAAACTCGAAACATTTTATCAAACGCCATGTGGCCCATTCGACAATGATGAACTAGTGccatactctcctttcctccaacaATCGCAGCAAGCACAGAACTAGCATCATGCCCCATCTCGTCATGATCTATGTGCCAAAGACCTCTATGCCTGGTTGCAGTCCCAATCTTCTTGCTGCTCTCCCTTTcctgaattaaacacatatatctatcaactattatacggtagtcctgctgatcaattagggcacttagagatagcagatttaccggaaaagcaggaacatgtagaaccgatgacaattttatgttgggtgtacattgaaccgacccctccccttttatagattgtgctgtgccatctgctgtttggatagtgcctctatgtgtgggaggatactgagtataagagtcaaactcactaatatttccagtaacatgtttggatgctccataatcaagaatccaatctgaattagcattatgtgtggctatagaaactctatcaatattaccttcatctttgtagacatagtgagcaaagttcccaaaggttgcttcattttgtccttcttcctttgattgtccctgagaggtactggtagttgactctgaagctgctgccatatgtgccttgggtgatatagcgtgctgctatcctccacccctgccatactgatatccatatggctgtccactacctctgccatcacctcttcctctgtagcttcctctgccatgtgtgtatcctcctctccccctaCTGGATGTAGCAAAGGACGTACATTGATGCTTCAAGTGTCCCTTCTGCCCGCAAGTATAGCAGTCTCTCATCTCTTGTCTCTCGGTAGTGTAGTAGGTCGGATGAGGGACAGAATCGCTTCCCTTTGTCATATTCAGGCGCACTTCCTCTCTGGACATAGCTGCAATGGCTTCTTTGAGAGAAGGGGTAGTGGTTTGATGCAGTAAAGCAGCCCTTCTCCCCTCAAAATCTTGATTAAGacccttcaagaacttcatgactcgccgacgttcaatccagcttgcagacagcactcacacattccccatgggcaagttccggaggatcaacatgatctaaatctccccaaagatgccgcaactcagccacatatgccatcacagttttgtttccttgttgcaagtcatgcactttatcctcaatctcagcaatcaacataatgttcccctttccgtaataaagatttgatagggtgtctctgaagcttttgtgagtgcctCTACGAAGCAAGCAATGTTAGGAACCAAAGAGTTAAGCAACCATGCCACAATCGGAGAATTTATGGCATTCCACCGTTTCCATCCCGGACTGGTCTTGTCTCGCCGGTTCTGCAGCCTTCACCACTCACACGTTCATCTAGCCCTTTCGAGTTCAAAATCAACAGCGCCCTCCTTGACCACCGGAGATAGTTGGCCACTCCTTCCAACTTGATTTCGTTCGCCGGCAGCTCAAGCTTCTGACCGATGTTGGTATAGGGAACGATTGCTCCccctccagcagatcctcctccatctcctttggtAGTGATAAGTTCTGCCAGCCTTCTCCGGAGCCTTGGCCAAATCCCCGTTGTCCCCCATGCTTGACACCAAACTAACCTCTCGGAACCACCAAAGGACTCACCCGCAGGATGCCTCTTCGTCTCCTTACttgtcaccgccttcccctccttgccgccgcagcagcctgctccccttcctcttcctcttcctcctagctGCCACAGCCAGACTAGGCTTCCGGATCGGCAGTCCTTCCCGTCGTTGCCCTCACtgccccttgctctgataccatgtggacagaggtgagggcctaacctgaggtagacggaggctgcagggaggaactctctctacttagggttacagagatagaagcaccttatataggtcaggactgggctgggccaaatgggccagaacagagaacaagaagacagcccaacatATACACCAACAGTTGTCCAACAGTCAGTCATCCTAATTTAGACATGATAATATATGAATCATTGGAGCTACAAAAATCTAGAGCAAAAGAACAGCAAGCACAACAGTATGTATTTGCAGGTTAATGTTGTAGACTTCATTTTTTCATATATACGGCTTGGTACTTCAGATAAATATCATCTTCGATGATGAGCACTATATGCACCAATGATGCAGAATCAGGGGTGAAGAAAAGCTTCCATTTTCAAAACAAAAGACTGCGTTACCTTTAACTCATTATCGAAGTTGAGGAGGAGCACCTATATCAGCAAGATGTAAAAATATATATAAGAGCTCTATTAGCTAGCCAAGTGAAAAATATACATGCTGGAGTTTGTTGCTCCCAGTCATTATCCCTTGTGTGGAAAAACCCATTCTTCAGGCTTCCGCGGTGCCATAACCAATAGATTGGTTAATACTTATGAGTAACATTATAAGCAGCTGGAATGTCGCTTTCCATACAAATACAATCTTCCTCGGAAGCAACCCAAGAACCATTAGTGTACATATCAGCTGCGATATCATCTTCCATAGAAAACCAATCATCTTCAGAAGCAAACTCCTCCATGGCAGGTGAAAGGCCGGCACGTATCTGCAAGACACCCCCGGCCCGAGAGGAGGAAAGCATTTTTCTCAGATTTTTAGATTTTGTTTTGGATTAATTTGGTGCTCACATGTATGTGCTTTAGATGTTTTGATTTCTGCAGGGGCTTTTGCGTGTGCACTTTGGGTGCTCTCTAGGAGTTTTTAGTGAGGCTGAAAGTTTATGTGCTGGTAACACGTATGCAACTTTTTTCCTTCCTTTGTGCTGCTTCGACTGTGGGATTCATCTGGTGCCTTTGCGTGTGGCTATAGTACATAATATAGGTGGTCAAAGCAGTGTCCACTTATATTTCATTATTCATAATACGGATGTCCAATAAACCATAAATTCAAGGTAAGTAATCTGTTTTATTTTTTGAGGAGAAGGTACTGCTTTTTAAGAAAGAAAGTAATTTGTGCTGCTTGTGTTTCAAAGAGGAAGTTATACAGTAACCGGCATCAACTAACCTCGACGCTCAGAAGAAGTTAACATGATGGAAAGTCCAAATTCAGCTGCAACGAAATACACAGTGGTCAAATCTCGTGAACCTGGATAAGAAATTCATAGTAAGGAAAAATGCTTGAGAAGGTGCATCTATTATATCCCCAATTAATGCATAATATAAGAAGGTTGTTGAATTGGCGACCATTGAAAGATGAATTTCATGCATTCCCACATAAATAATGTTTTAAGAAAATGCTCGACATAATTTATCATCAAATCATTAGAATAGAAATATAAGATGCAGCGAACATTAAAACAGAAGCAAGTAATGGCACTGCATTGCTTAGGAAAAAATTGAAGGCAAATAACAGTCAGACTGCACAATAAGAAATATAAACTGTAGTAGGATTTGGCATCTCTCAGCTTATAAAGCAAGAAGCATTTAACGAAATTTGGGAACATAGACAGCATCTTGGGCGTCACCTTCACAACCCTTGAGCCCCATTTCAAGACTTAGGTAGATAAATTTGATTTGAAGGCGAAAAGAAGAACTCCTTAGAATACTTGGATGTAGTGCGAATATCTCTCCAGTAACAATCTGAAGTGATCACTAAATATACttgttattggactcaaacaaagGACTAAAATCAGATATCCGATTGTTAAATGATGATCTGTTCCGTTGGCACCATGTACAATATTTTTCTCCTGAATCTATCTTTTATAGAAATGACCATGAAGGATGCACTACTAAAAAAATTATACATAGTATAAGAAAAAGTATACTTCAACGTTTTACATAACTGAATATACATGGTAGGTAATAGGACATGGCCAACTTGGAAGCGTTAACCCGCTCATGTTCAGACTATTCCTTCGAGCCTGTAGGTTGCATGAGTGGCTTGTTGGACGAATCTTCCTTGGTTAAGCTTGATCAATTATCTATTTCACCACTGGCCAGTCTATTCCAATTTAAGATAatgtaagctatgaaaaatgaAATATTAAACACCAAATGGAGCGAGTAATCAGTACTGAGGGGTCTAACCAGTTCACATGTTTGTAACATCCAAAACCAATGTAAAGAAATGCTAGGAATGGATAGTAGGAATGTAGGATAGATCAGGTCCAATTCTTTTGTTAAGTGATATGTCTATGGAGTACTGGGCATCCATAACAATGGAAGCCTGAGCACGTCGACATGCTAACCGCTAAAGCCGCAACTGATCCTGCAAGTGAGATGGCAGAACAAATCCCATCATCTACGAAGAAGACGAAAAAACATGCAGTGAACTTGATGAAAAAAAATTAGCAAAATAGTAATAACCTTAAAAAGAAGAAGAATAGCATTGCCATCTTCACACTCTACCTGTTGTTTTCCTAACCAAATTTTGCTCGTCGAACCCAAGCATCCATATCATAAGAGGCTAGGCCAGCTAAGAGAAAACCAGAAGACAGATAACTCCCTGTGAAATGGGAGATTGCCAACCTAATTCTTGTATAATATGTCCAATGTTTCAAAATTTGTTTTCCAGATGGTTTGACATATCTGTGAGAAAGGCTCTTTGCATTGCTGGAAAAAGCAGAATACATTACTTAATTACTTGATTGTAGAAAAGACTGAAATAATGTATTTAGGTACTATCACAAGACATGCGTTTCGCTTCCCTTTTCTTGTGGTTAGTTGTACCGAAAGAAAAATGACAGAATGGAAAGATTCTAGGTAAGCATACTGGAAATATCTTCCAAATCAACGTTGATCTAGATAAGCTACATAATCATTTATACAGAATATTAAAATTATATATAGCATAAAAAGGAGAAATTTGGCAGCGTACCTCACAAAAAGAGATATGCTTaccttcttttgaagaaaatgcaAAGGTGAATATGGGTTTGTCTACCTAGCTGACTCTGTAGTTTTCATCCAAAACTAAAGGACACAGTAGGTACAAAGAAAGAAGAAATGGACAAATGTTTGTAAAAACAACTGATGCAATATAATTGGGAGCATATAGACCAGAATGGGACGTTTAAAAGGCAAGTAATTTGTGGCAAGTGCATACAAATTAGTGACTCAAGAAAAAAGTTCGCTTGCCTCCATGTCATGACTTATTTTAATACCACATATTTAGACATATTTTTGTATGCATCTAATGTGCACATCAAATCAACCATAAATCCCTTCCTGGTTATTGATGCTTCAGATCACCAATGAAATAGGAAACTTAAGTACATGAAGACCAAATCAAGTTGTAGAAGAACAGAGCTACAACGCTATATCTCTGCACAAAAAATCCACCCTGCAAGGCTGCAACAGAAAATGACTTCATAACTCCAGATTACAAAAACGATACATGGAATTAGAGGAAGTGTACTTTGCCTGTTTTCGTATGTTATGGACATGGCTAACTTGCAAGCGATTATCCTTGTAGAAAAGCAAGGTGTCACCTTCAAATGCCTGTTACAAAAAGGGTTAGATAGTCAGTATACACCAAAGAGATATCAATACGTTGACACAGGAATTACATTGTTTTCAACATTTAATTCGCTGGCCACCATGATCACCCCGTGGATGCTGCTGCTCTTTCTATTGGATATGCAGTCTGAGGAGAGAGCTGGCTCGCTGCTCGAGGGAGGGAGTGAAGGAAGCTCACCCGACCCAATCGACGTGATCTTCCACTGGCCGCCCTCTGCGCGTCATTTACTCCTCCACTGGCCGCGTCTTCGGCGGCCTCCTCTCGCAGCTCTCTGATGTGAGTGTCGCTTGGCCGGCGTTGAGAAATGGAACCGGATAGGAAAGTTCATTGGAGAAATCGAGAGAGGAGGAGAAGTTCCTTCCTCCATGGCTGCATCATCATCGTCTCCGGTCACCAGCCCACCACCACCGCATCAGATCCGCGCGAGGAGGCCGAGGACAGCGACGCGGCCATGCCTCTCCGGAGGGCCGCCGTGGAAGAGGACAGGGCGGAGGGCATTGGCCCTATGCTGGAGACGATGGGGTGGTggaagagatagagagagagagagtgcggGGAGGAAATCGTGGGGCAGTTTCCTTGTAGGATGTCTCCATAAAAAATTACAGCGGTTCAATAACATGGTATGTCCACCCACAATAAAAGAAGGACCAGCAAGacataaagaaaaaggaaaaaaacgaaaattacaagaGAGTGCCCGACGTGCACACAAGAAAATCACAGTGAAAATTCATATACGTGTCTACCCAGCATTAGtccgaaaaaaaaatcaaaattctgAGAAAAAAGATGTTGGTTACCAAATAGTATAGTACTTCTTTATGGGAGAGTGGACGAATAGAACCTGGCGACATATGAACCGGCGTCAAGTCGTTATGTGATTGGTGTAGAAATATGTGTGGGGTCTACAAGTAAAGGTAGGTATTCTCTGTAGTCTGTACCATGAAAGTAATCATAGCTGAATACATGAGTGTGGGCCCGTTTGTGTGCAGAGAGTGCGTAAAAAAATGGGCAACAACCATACTggtccctgcacgagaaattcacTCGTGACACCCGTCCCcttcccacctctctctctccccgaTCTCTCGTCTTCCTCCACAACCGTAACAGTAACAGCTACATCAGGCTACTGCTCGTTGCCCTGAGCATCGAAAGCGGCAGAAGCAAGATCAGCGATGCTCCAGTGATGTACCGATTGATCTTGCAAATCAGAGCTGGTGGTTGGCACAGCCGATTCGTGCCGcccgtcgcgggtcgcctcctctGCGTCGCATCAGGTCAGGTCACGCCGCCTCTCCTCCCGCGCGTCCGCGCACAACTGCTCCTCCAACGCGCCGGCGCCCCGCTCTCTGAAGAGGCTGTCGAGGGACTCGTAAGCGCCTCCgtcgaagaagaaggggaattgcTCAGAGAAGAGGAGAGCGTCGAACAACACATCGGTGTCATGTGGCTCCGTGCCTCCGTCCTTGGCCGCTTCGTGGCGCTGCCACCTGCTCAGCCTCGAACTTTTGGACGGTGATGGTGGGGTGTGCCGCGGCCTCGTCGAAGGTGGACATGCCCTGCCACGAGAAATCCGGCAGGGCGTCGCTAGACTGGGAGCTGTGGCTTGATTCAGCATCGTGCTTGACGATGGACGACGCGTGCGCCGCGAcgacttcttcctcctcgtcgacgaGGACGATGACCGGTGTTGTTGCTGCCTTTGCAGCCAGACCCGCTTCAGCGACGGGAGGCGTCGTCGTTGAAGACGGAGGACCGTCGACGCTCTTGTCCGCAGCGACGGGGAGAGTCGCTGTGGCGCGCGGCGTGCgcgagcagggcggcgcggccgcagCAGAGCACCACGGCCTCCTGCTCGTCCAGCCTGGAAGGTGGCGGCGTAGGAGACGGAGGGTCGTCGACGGGGAGCTTCGCGGTGGCACGCGGCGTGCGCGAGCAGGTCGGTGCGCCCGCGGCAGAGCGCCACGGCCTCCTGCTCGCACCAGCTGACGACAGCGCATCGGGTCGCGCGCTCCAGCGAGTCTGTGTGTGGTCCACGCCTCCATTCGCACGGTCCAGCACCTCCGCggtgccgtcgccgccgcttTGTACATACTCCGACGGATCTCGGGGCTCGAACGCCATCTCCGACACCGATGGCCGCAGGTTGGACGTCGCTGGCGAGGGAGAGTGCCTTAGCTGGTACGGGAAAACTGCTCCCCCCTCCCGTCTCTCTCCTCTGTGATGGGTCCCATCTATATGTATTCATGTCTGTATTGTTGACTTCATTGTAAAAATTCCAACCTGCTGTGGCAGGGCCCATCTCTGTGCTAGCCAATGGTAGAGCGAGTTCTGGACGGAGCATATGCCAGCCGGTTCATCCGAGGATTTTCCTTCTTTATGGGGAGTTCTGGTCAGGCCATACCCGGAATGCTCAAGTGATGAACtgcagggtgaagatgaaggagcCAACTAGTAGGGCTAAAATCCGCGGCCAGCAGGGACATGAACTGCTGAAGGTGGCTGACCTTCACATGGTCCAAGTGCATTTCGGCCGGAATCGAACGAATTGGATCGTTGTCTATCGCCCCGAGTGTGGACGACGGAGAGGACTGACGCAATGATCTTGGATAGGGATGCTATGTTGGAGGACTGAACAACCGGATCCAGCGAAGGAATGGCGGCAATGACGATAAGGGTAATAACATAATTTTAAATAGCTATACCATTATAGCCCTTCGGAAAGTTGCGGTAAGTTCATTATCCTGATAAAAGTATCCCACTATAGCCTATTCCTCAGGCTGCCGCTGGACCTATCGCATGCTATTTAGAACCCCGGTGAACATAGATATAAAAATCTTCACACCTTTGAGAATCATATAAGCATCTAAAATGAATGAGGTAGGACTGACTAATTATACACCCCATATGCTTCAAGAACACtgagttttaggtttagttagagtcaaaatttaaaaatttgaCCAAATATGTATATCAGCACATATAACACCAAATGCATACGATACAAAAAATACAGATATTGATATTTTTTCCTACATAATCAGTCAAAATTGATAACGTTAAATGTTGACGAAAGCCAAAACACAGGTAATTGTAAATGAAGGATGTAATGCCTAAAATTATGGATAATTCCATTTGATTGTGCCACGTTTCTAACTATAGGTGTGGCAAGGGAGGAAAACACATCAGGATACCTAGGTCATGGAAATGCTTACACTCTAACCATATTGGAAATCGTAAGGCATCGTTTACTACTAGTGTATTtatggggatgagaggggattaTTTTGTATCCCGGAAAATCTTCACTGCTGGTCCGTTTACTTCTTTGGTTTTGAACGAAATAATCTCGAGATATCCCTTCCCATCCCCTCTTATCTCCATATTTTTTTGTCTAAATTGAAAACTCTCCatcagggcatgtacaatggggtgacgtCAGCCTTTCCTTATAGTTGCCACGTCGGATTTTTGCTGAGCtggaggagagagaaaaaagaaagagaagtcCTTCCCTTAGGTAAGGAATTTAGCTAAGGGTTCataagagaagactattttctccattgtactaGTTGTCTTCTCTTAGATACACAATTTTCTACTAAAAATAACTAATTCTCATTTATTGCAAGGGATGACAATAAGGGATGACATGTTGTACACCTTATATTTATCGTCTTctctagatgatgtggattaCTAAGAGAAAGCATGTCTTTCCTACCATTATACATGCCCTtatactagtgtatttttgggtATTTGAGGGGATTAGATGAACACCAAATCTTCTCCATTCTAGTATTCATTGGAAAGAAAAATAGGAGAGAAATAAACAAGGCctaagaggtcgtttggtatccatcatttgggcctggaatcctggaattcattttggaattctataggtgggctgtttggttgccacagaattgtgctgtcatttcatttaggaattcTAGCAAAATGACTCCATGGGTAAACATGATTCCAAGCTGAAatctgtcatttgcaattctctatggaagcctctacacattcaatattgaattctgctgtcatttgcaattcctgtggcaaccaaacaagtgtatatttctgaaattacaatgtaaatgaaatgaatacatgtattcattttaaaatgctacaaacgaaatgaaagcctggcttccaaacgacctcTAAGGGAATTCCAACGTAAGAGAGCTTATCGTACGAGGATAGGAGATCTCCGGGGATTCAATTCCCGGGCACCTCCTGGGACGTTTTTCTTCCCTTTCCCATGGGTAACATCATCTCCACGCGGTACCAACGCGTGCGCCTGCGGGAGACGTTCTCCAGATGCGCCGCGGAGAGCGCcacggcggcgcacaacttcgagGTGGCCAGCTACCCGCTGCTCGACGGCATGGGCGTGGGCAGATACGTTAGCTCGACCACGTTCGGCGCCGGCGGCTACAATTGGTGCATCTTGTTCTACCCGGACGGATCTGGGGCCGACTGTGCCGGCTACGCATCAGCCTTCTTGCGTTGCGTTTGGCCGGCGGGAGGCGACGCCGCGAGGACCGAGTTCACGTTAGACATCATGGAGAACGACCCAGGCAAAGCACAGAGAGTCCGTGCCACCACCAGGCATACGTTTGCTCCGGCGAGCCAGTCGGGTCTGCCGAGATTCATCGAGAAATCGAGGCTGAGATCGTTGCATTCTCGCCTCAGCAATGGATACTTCACGGTGAGGTGCGTCCTCACTGTTATACAGGAACCACGCACGGGGTGCAAGAGGAACCTTAGCGCGGTTCCGCCGCCGGAGCTGTCTGGCGACCTCGAGCGCGCCTTGAAGGACGGGAGGGGCGCAGACGTCACGCTGGGCGTTGGTGGCCGGGTGTTCAGCGCGCACAGGTTCATACTCGCGGCGCGGTCGCCAGTGTTCAAGGCGGAGCTCTCTCATGTCTCATCCGACGACCGCTAGTAAGGTTACGCAGCACCTAGAGGTCGTCGACATGGAGCCGGACATCTTCGAGATGCTTCTTCACTTCGTCTACACGGATTCACTACCACCATGTAATGTAGATCGACCAAGGAGATTATGGTACCGCGGCGATGCAGTATCTGCTAGTGGCGGCAGATCGGTACAGGCTGGATAGACTCGATCAAGATGATATGTGAAGAGAAACTATGCAGAAGAAAATTGACTTGAAAACAGTGCTGAGCATGTTGGCGGTGGCAGATCGACACTGCTGCAAGCGACTCAAGGATGCCTGCAAGGCCTTCATATCACTG includes these proteins:
- the LOC124670842 gene encoding LOW QUALITY PROTEIN: BTB/POZ and MATH domain-containing protein 1-like (The sequence of the model RefSeq protein was modified relative to this genomic sequence to represent the inferred CDS: deleted 1 base in 1 codon; substituted 1 base at 1 genomic stop codon); protein product: MGNIISTRYQRVRLRETFSRCAAESATAAHNFEVASYPLLDGMGVGRYVSSTTFGAGGYNWCILFYPDGSGADCAGYASAFLRCVWPAGGDAARTEFTLDIMENDPGKAQRLSGDLERALKDGRGADVTLGVGGRVFSAHRFILAARSPVFKADKVTQHLEVVDMEPDIFEMLLHFVYTDSLPPCNXIDQGDYGTAAMQYLLVAADRYRLDRLDQDDM